A section of the Streptomyces sp. NBC_00178 genome encodes:
- a CDS encoding PP2C family protein-serine/threonine phosphatase: MGLWQWIDGLRDGDRPSRALVAVPFVLIAVVTVVDVNVPPEVHLGPFLVAAPALTASFAGPRLTAVVGAVAVLAQAIVAVSRSSITDLNHMYQIVALFLISAIVTFFAHLRVRNAAEMVRLRTVAEAAQRSVLRPLPVRSGPLRLASVYLAAEEGAQLGGDLYAAARTERGTRLIIGDVRGKGLDAISGAAGVLGAFRALARQEEHLPDLVARLETAVAAHRIDSLNESDDRSEEHDIAESFVTAAVLDVSDAGDGLRLVSCGHPPPLLLRQGGVRALHASEPGPPLGVGPLAGARPTEDVFAFRPGDMLLLYTDGVTEARDASGRFYPLAERAASWTGLGPEHLLERVCRDLLRYAGGHLGDDAALVAVQRLPGRPG; encoded by the coding sequence ATGGGCTTGTGGCAGTGGATCGACGGCCTGCGGGACGGCGACCGGCCGAGCAGGGCGCTCGTCGCGGTGCCGTTCGTCCTGATCGCCGTGGTGACCGTCGTCGACGTCAACGTTCCGCCGGAGGTGCACCTCGGGCCGTTCCTCGTGGCGGCCCCGGCGCTCACGGCGTCGTTCGCCGGACCGCGGCTGACGGCCGTCGTCGGCGCGGTCGCGGTGCTGGCCCAGGCGATCGTGGCCGTCAGCCGGTCCAGCATCACCGACCTGAACCACATGTACCAGATCGTCGCCCTGTTCCTGATCTCGGCGATCGTGACGTTCTTCGCCCACCTGCGGGTGCGCAACGCGGCGGAGATGGTGAGGCTGCGGACCGTGGCCGAGGCGGCTCAGCGCAGTGTGCTGAGGCCGCTGCCCGTGCGCAGCGGACCGTTGCGCCTCGCCTCCGTCTATCTGGCGGCCGAGGAAGGGGCCCAGCTCGGGGGCGACCTCTACGCGGCCGCGCGGACGGAGCGGGGGACGCGCCTGATCATCGGTGACGTGCGCGGCAAGGGGCTCGACGCGATCAGCGGGGCCGCGGGGGTGCTGGGCGCCTTCCGGGCGCTGGCCCGCCAGGAGGAGCACCTGCCCGACCTGGTCGCGCGCCTGGAGACCGCTGTCGCGGCCCACCGGATCGACTCGCTGAACGAGAGCGACGACCGGTCGGAGGAGCACGACATCGCCGAGTCCTTCGTGACGGCCGCCGTCCTCGACGTCTCCGACGCGGGCGACGGTCTGCGGCTCGTCAGCTGCGGGCACCCGCCGCCGCTGCTGCTGCGGCAGGGCGGGGTGCGGGCGCTGCACGCGTCCGAACCGGGTCCGCCGCTCGGAGTCGGGCCCTTGGCGGGGGCCCGCCCCACGGAGGACGTGTTCGCCTTCCGCCCCGGCGACATGCTGCTGCTGTACACCGACGGGGTCACCGAGGCGCGGGACGCCTCCGGGCGCTTCTACCCGCTCGCCGAGCGGGCGGCCTCGTGGACCGGCCTCGGCCCCGAGCACCTGCTGGAGCGGGTGTGCCGGGACCTGCTGCGGTACGCCGGCGGGCACCTCGGCGACGACGCGGCCCTCGTCGCCGTCCAGCGGCTCCCCGGCCGCCCCGGCTGA
- a CDS encoding DUF6332 family protein yields MQHRTQADRDAATVETGYALVSGAFVAVATFVGVSLPALLLELPDTGERLLMWTGAVLGALAFVVRVVYVLLRFRRRSGIHGGQLVRPGARGGRPNVTGTRVGQPAQSSQPGRTSPDS; encoded by the coding sequence ATGCAGCATCGCACGCAGGCGGACCGGGACGCCGCGACCGTCGAGACCGGCTACGCGTTGGTGAGCGGAGCCTTCGTGGCCGTCGCCACCTTCGTCGGGGTGTCACTCCCCGCCCTGCTCCTCGAACTGCCGGACACCGGCGAGCGCCTGCTGATGTGGACCGGGGCGGTGCTGGGCGCCCTGGCGTTCGTCGTACGCGTGGTGTATGTACTCCTGCGGTTCCGGCGGAGGTCCGGGATCCATGGCGGACAGCTGGTCCGGCCCGGCGCCCGGGGCGGACGGCCCAACGTGACCGGCACCCGGGTCGGACAGCCGGCTCAGTCGAGCCAGCCGGGACGCACGAGCCCGGACTCGTAG
- a CDS encoding response regulator transcription factor, producing the protein MIRVLLADDQLLVRAGFRALLDAQPDIEVAGEAADGAEAVRLVRELRPDVVLMDIRMPRTDGLTATRTITEDRALHGVRVVMLTTFELDEYVFEAIRSGASGFLVKDTEPEELLRAVRAVVGGEALLSPGVTRRLIAEFAARSKQPASATVLDELTDREREVMALVGIGLSNAEIARRLVVSPLTAKTHVSRAMVKLGVRDRAQLVVLAYESGLVRPGWLD; encoded by the coding sequence GTGATCCGAGTGCTGCTCGCCGACGACCAGCTACTGGTCCGGGCCGGGTTCCGGGCGTTGCTGGACGCACAGCCCGACATCGAGGTGGCCGGTGAGGCCGCCGACGGTGCGGAGGCCGTGCGGCTGGTGCGCGAACTGCGCCCGGACGTCGTGCTCATGGACATCCGGATGCCGAGGACGGACGGCCTGACCGCCACCCGGACGATCACCGAGGACAGGGCCCTGCACGGCGTGAGGGTGGTCATGCTGACCACCTTCGAGCTCGACGAGTACGTCTTCGAGGCCATCCGTTCGGGGGCCTCGGGTTTCCTGGTCAAGGACACCGAGCCGGAGGAGCTGCTGAGAGCGGTGCGTGCCGTGGTGGGAGGGGAGGCGCTCCTGTCTCCCGGTGTCACCCGTCGGTTGATCGCCGAGTTCGCCGCCCGTTCCAAGCAGCCCGCGTCGGCCACGGTGCTGGACGAACTGACCGATCGTGAACGAGAGGTCATGGCTCTGGTCGGCATCGGGCTCTCCAATGCGGAGATCGCCCGACGGCTCGTCGTCAGCCCACTCACCGCGAAGACCCACGTCAGCCGGGCCATGGTCAAGCTGGGCGTGCGGGACCGGGCTCAACTGGTCGTGCTCGCCTACGAGTCCGGGCTCGTGCGTCCCGGCTGGCTCGACTGA
- a CDS encoding MFS transporter, whose amino-acid sequence MPQRNKMRTALPGGSGGSTAPPSFTRLRTALTVFFALDGFLFAGWVVRIPAIKHRTGATASTLGLALLGVSAGAVITMMLTGALCRRYGSHAVTVVCGVLLSLSIALPARTGSALTLGLVLLVFGAAYGGMNVAMNSAAVDLVGAMRRPVMPSFHAAFSFGGMAGAGLGGLVASRLSPGSHLLALTGVGLLVTAVTGPALLRSGTPAAAPAQEPGVAAGERQPHRMSPHTRRVVALFGVIALCTAYGEGALAEWGALHLSQDLRADPGLAAAGYSLFALTMAIGRLSGTALLERFGQTRTLVAGGATAAVGMLFGALAPTVWLTLLGFAVAGLGLANIFPVAVGRAGALAGPDGVAAASTLGYGGMLLGPPVIGFLADWRSLPAALTTVTLLAATAAVLGFAARNAGTPERFE is encoded by the coding sequence GTGCCGCAACGAAACAAAATGCGGACGGCCCTGCCGGGGGGATCCGGCGGAAGCACCGCCCCGCCTTCCTTCACTCGCCTCCGTACCGCGCTGACCGTGTTCTTCGCCCTCGACGGCTTCCTGTTCGCGGGATGGGTGGTCCGGATCCCCGCCATCAAGCACCGGACCGGAGCGACGGCGTCCACTCTGGGGCTGGCCCTGCTCGGCGTCTCGGCGGGCGCGGTGATCACCATGATGCTCACGGGTGCCCTCTGCCGTCGCTACGGCAGCCACGCCGTCACCGTGGTCTGCGGGGTGCTGCTGTCGCTGAGCATCGCCCTCCCCGCGCGCACGGGTTCAGCCCTCACGCTGGGCCTCGTCCTGCTGGTCTTCGGCGCGGCGTACGGCGGCATGAACGTGGCGATGAACAGCGCGGCGGTCGATCTGGTCGGCGCCATGCGCCGGCCGGTCATGCCGAGCTTCCACGCGGCCTTCAGCTTCGGGGGCATGGCGGGCGCCGGGCTGGGCGGCCTGGTCGCCTCCCGCCTGTCGCCGGGGAGTCACCTCCTGGCCCTGACCGGCGTCGGACTCCTCGTCACCGCGGTCACCGGGCCCGCGCTCCTGCGCAGCGGGACGCCGGCCGCGGCACCCGCACAGGAGCCGGGCGTCGCTGCCGGGGAGCGGCAGCCGCACAGGATGAGCCCGCACACCCGCCGGGTCGTGGCCCTGTTCGGTGTCATCGCCCTCTGCACGGCGTACGGCGAGGGCGCGCTGGCGGAGTGGGGCGCGCTGCACCTCAGCCAGGACCTGCGGGCCGACCCCGGCCTCGCCGCGGCCGGCTACTCGCTGTTCGCGCTCACGATGGCCATCGGACGGCTCAGCGGCACCGCACTCCTCGAACGGTTCGGGCAGACCCGCACGCTCGTGGCAGGAGGGGCCACGGCCGCTGTCGGGATGCTGTTCGGCGCGCTGGCCCCGACCGTCTGGCTCACCCTGCTCGGCTTCGCCGTGGCGGGCCTGGGACTGGCCAACATCTTCCCCGTGGCGGTCGGACGGGCCGGGGCGCTCGCAGGCCCGGACGGAGTCGCCGCCGCATCGACGCTCGGCTACGGCGGAATGCTGCTGGGACCGCCGGTGATCGGGTTCCTGGCCGACTGGCGCTCACTCCCGGCCGCCCTCACGACCGTGACGCTCCTCGCCGCCACCGCGGCGGTTCTGGGCTTCGCCGCCCGCAACGCGGGAACACCTGAGCGGTTTGAGTAG
- a CDS encoding SCO4225 family membrane protein: protein MSHRLIDKQRLGALARLTFGNTASRIYLGLVLAVTVFVAVDTLFVTHDDASFAGVWLFLLAAPAVFAFFLGSSLAGADTAGPAWFVYLALVVSVLVQACALGWFSRLVRRAGREHPAHPQGV from the coding sequence ATGAGTCACCGGCTGATCGACAAGCAGCGGCTCGGCGCACTGGCGCGACTGACCTTCGGCAACACGGCCTCACGGATCTACCTCGGCCTCGTCCTCGCGGTCACGGTGTTCGTCGCCGTGGACACGCTGTTCGTGACGCATGACGACGCCTCGTTCGCCGGCGTCTGGCTGTTCCTCCTCGCCGCGCCGGCCGTCTTCGCCTTCTTCCTCGGCAGTTCGCTGGCAGGAGCGGACACGGCGGGCCCCGCCTGGTTCGTCTACCTCGCCCTGGTCGTCTCCGTACTCGTCCAGGCATGTGCGCTGGGCTGGTTCTCACGCCTGGTGCGCCGGGCCGGCCGAGAGCACCCGGCGCACCCGCAGGGCGTCTGA
- a CDS encoding TetR/AcrR family transcriptional regulator, which yields MSTPDRLIEATQELLWERGYVGTSPRAIQQRAGAGQGSMYHHFAGKPDLALAAVLRTSARMRETAGLLLDGPGSAFERISAYLLREREVLRGCPVGRLTMDPEVMASDELRAPVDGTIAWLRGRLAQIVQEGLDDGEFAAGLAPEDIAASIVATVQGGYVLARASGSAGAFDAAVRGLLSLLTPPSPDPV from the coding sequence ATGAGCACTCCGGACCGGTTGATCGAGGCCACCCAGGAACTCCTGTGGGAGCGCGGCTACGTGGGTACGAGCCCCAGGGCGATCCAGCAGCGGGCGGGAGCCGGCCAGGGCAGCATGTACCACCACTTCGCGGGCAAGCCCGACCTGGCGCTGGCGGCCGTGCTGCGCACGTCGGCCCGGATGCGGGAGACCGCCGGCCTCCTCCTCGACGGCCCCGGTTCGGCCTTCGAGCGGATCTCGGCCTATCTCCTGCGCGAACGGGAGGTGTTGCGCGGCTGCCCTGTCGGACGGCTGACGATGGATCCCGAGGTCATGGCGAGCGACGAGCTCCGCGCCCCGGTGGACGGCACCATCGCCTGGCTGCGGGGGCGGCTGGCACAGATCGTCCAGGAAGGTCTGGACGACGGGGAGTTCGCCGCGGGCCTCGCACCCGAGGACATCGCCGCCTCCATCGTGGCCACGGTCCAGGGCGGCTACGTCCTGGCCCGGGCCTCGGGCTCGGCCGGCGCGTTCGACGCCGCGGTCCGCGGGCTGCTCTCCCTGCTCACCCCGCCCAGCCCCGACCCGGTCTGA
- a CDS encoding PLP-dependent cysteine synthase family protein — translation MDTSEPRTDGGVMATVDTDRSDPDYRTWLKEAVRKVQADANRSADTHLLRFPLPEHWNIDLYLKDESTHPTGSLKHRLARSLFLYGLCNGWIRKGKPVIEASSGSTAVSEAYFAKLIGVPFVAVMPRTTSPEKCRLIEFHGGQCHFVDDARRLYEESAALAAETGGHYMDQFTYAERATDWRGNNNIAESIYQQLRMERYPEPAWIVATAGTGGTSATIGRYVRYMQYDTRICVPDPENSCFFDGWTRHDQLATSDRGSRIEGIGRPRMEPSFVPGAIDRMMKVPDAASVAAVRVLERTIGRKAGGSTGTGLWSAFRLVAEMVARGSTGSVVTLFCDPGERYLDKYYSDSWLGDQDMDIRPYTETIDHFLATGGWPA, via the coding sequence ATGGACACCAGTGAGCCGAGAACGGACGGTGGCGTCATGGCGACCGTGGACACCGACCGCAGTGACCCCGACTACCGGACGTGGCTCAAGGAAGCCGTGCGCAAGGTCCAGGCCGACGCCAACCGTTCGGCGGACACCCACCTCCTGCGCTTCCCGCTGCCGGAGCACTGGAACATCGACCTCTACCTCAAGGACGAGTCGACGCACCCCACCGGCAGCCTCAAGCACCGGCTGGCGAGGTCGCTGTTCCTCTACGGGCTCTGCAACGGCTGGATCCGCAAGGGCAAGCCGGTCATCGAGGCGTCCAGCGGCTCGACCGCCGTCTCGGAGGCGTACTTCGCCAAACTGATCGGCGTGCCGTTCGTCGCGGTGATGCCGCGGACCACCAGTCCCGAGAAGTGCCGCCTGATCGAATTCCACGGCGGGCAGTGCCACTTCGTCGACGACGCCCGCCGGCTGTACGAGGAGTCGGCGGCGCTGGCCGCCGAGACCGGCGGGCACTACATGGACCAGTTCACCTACGCCGAGCGCGCCACCGACTGGCGGGGCAACAACAACATCGCCGAGTCCATCTACCAGCAACTGCGGATGGAACGCTATCCGGAGCCCGCCTGGATCGTCGCCACCGCCGGGACCGGCGGCACGTCCGCGACCATCGGGCGCTACGTCCGCTACATGCAGTACGACACGCGCATCTGCGTGCCCGACCCGGAGAACTCCTGCTTCTTCGACGGCTGGACCCGGCACGACCAACTGGCCACGAGCGACCGGGGTTCACGCATCGAGGGCATCGGCCGGCCCCGGATGGAACCGAGCTTCGTGCCCGGCGCCATCGACCGGATGATGAAGGTGCCCGACGCGGCGAGCGTCGCCGCGGTCCGGGTGCTGGAGCGCACCATCGGGCGCAAGGCCGGAGGTTCCACGGGAACCGGGCTCTGGAGCGCGTTCAGGCTGGTGGCCGAGATGGTCGCACGGGGCAGCACCGGCAGCGTCGTCACACTCTTCTGCGACCCCGGCGAGCGCTACCTCGACAAGTACTACTCCGATTCGTGGCTCGGCGATCAGGACATGGACATCCGGCCGTACACGGAGACGATCGACCACTTCCTGGCCACCGGCGGCTGGCCCGCCTGA
- a CDS encoding ROK family protein, whose protein sequence is MNGKSTTTRTKLERGRSALGPALELVHTGRAPTRAVLTSELGVTRATAGAVAAELEALGLIKVDSSPGSAAGSQGRPSHRLSVLDSGPVALAAQVHSDGFRAALVGLGGRIVATAPGCVAVMADPAQVLGEVVEAGARLLRDSGLRCVGAGLAVPSAVAEPEGTALNPLHLAWPAGAPVREIFAACVREAGITEPAFTGNDVNLAALAEHRHGAGLGAQHLLCVATGHRGVGGALVLDGRLHTGSSGLALEVGHLTVNPEGRPCHCGGRGCLDVETDPLAFLTAARREPGPEESLLKQSGDLLRAEYDDPDVRAASEELIDRLGLGLAGLVNILNPDRIILGGLHRDLLEADPERLRAVVADRSLWGRSGSVPILACTLDHNSLVGAAELAWQPVLDDPLAALA, encoded by the coding sequence ATGAACGGCAAGTCGACCACCACGCGGACGAAGTTGGAGCGGGGCCGCAGCGCGCTCGGGCCCGCCCTGGAGCTCGTCCACACCGGGCGCGCCCCCACGCGTGCCGTGCTGACCTCCGAACTCGGCGTGACCCGTGCCACCGCCGGTGCGGTGGCCGCCGAGCTGGAAGCGCTCGGGCTCATCAAGGTCGACTCCAGCCCTGGTTCCGCGGCGGGCTCGCAGGGCCGCCCCTCCCACCGGCTCTCCGTCCTGGACAGCGGCCCGGTGGCGCTCGCCGCCCAGGTGCACTCGGACGGTTTCCGGGCCGCGCTCGTGGGGCTCGGAGGCAGGATCGTGGCCACCGCCCCCGGCTGCGTCGCCGTCATGGCCGACCCCGCCCAGGTGCTCGGCGAGGTCGTCGAGGCGGGCGCCCGGCTGCTGCGTGACAGCGGACTGCGCTGCGTCGGCGCGGGCCTCGCCGTGCCCTCCGCGGTGGCCGAACCCGAGGGCACGGCGCTGAACCCGCTGCACCTCGCCTGGCCCGCGGGTGCGCCCGTCCGGGAGATCTTCGCCGCGTGCGTACGCGAGGCGGGCATCACCGAGCCCGCCTTCACCGGGAACGACGTCAACCTCGCCGCCCTCGCCGAACACCGGCACGGCGCGGGACTCGGCGCGCAGCACCTGCTCTGCGTCGCCACCGGCCACCGTGGTGTCGGCGGCGCACTCGTCCTGGACGGCCGCCTGCACACCGGCAGTTCGGGACTCGCCCTGGAGGTCGGGCACCTCACGGTGAACCCCGAGGGCCGCCCCTGCCACTGCGGCGGACGCGGCTGCCTCGACGTCGAGACCGACCCGCTGGCCTTCCTCACCGCCGCCCGCCGGGAACCGGGACCCGAGGAGTCCCTGCTCAAGCAGTCCGGCGACCTCCTGCGCGCCGAGTACGACGACCCGGACGTACGGGCGGCCTCCGAGGAGTTGATCGACCGCCTCGGCCTCGGCCTCGCCGGCCTGGTCAACATCCTCAACCCGGACCGGATCATCCTGGGCGGGCTGCACCGTGACCTCCTGGAGGCCGACCCGGAGAGGCTGCGGGCCGTCGTCGCCGACCGCAGTCTCTGGGGCCGCAGCGGCAGTGTGCCGATCCTCGCGTGCACCCTCGACCACAACAGCCTGGTGGGCGCCGCCGAACTGGCCTGGCAGCCCGTGCTCGACGACCCGCTCGCCGCGCTGGCCTGA
- a CDS encoding DUF4865 family protein, with amino-acid sequence MHAMSYEITLPADYDMGIIRERVATRGHLLDDFPGLGLKAYLIRERGRDSPVNQYAPLYLWSAPEGMNAFLWGPGFQGVVDDFGRPSVQHWTGLSYQEGSAPTALPRTAVRHRETVPGTVAPARAVQAAIEEGARTAARPGAVATAVAVDPRHWELLHFSLWDHEPPGQLPGDRCEVLHLSAPDRDRLARGRQW; translated from the coding sequence GTGCACGCCATGAGTTACGAGATCACCCTGCCCGCCGACTACGACATGGGGATCATCCGCGAACGGGTCGCGACGAGGGGGCACCTCCTGGACGACTTCCCCGGGCTGGGCCTCAAGGCGTACCTGATCCGGGAGCGCGGCCGTGACTCGCCGGTCAACCAGTACGCTCCGCTGTATCTGTGGTCGGCCCCGGAGGGCATGAACGCGTTCCTGTGGGGCCCCGGATTCCAGGGCGTCGTCGATGACTTCGGCCGTCCCTCGGTGCAGCACTGGACAGGGCTCTCCTACCAGGAGGGCTCCGCGCCGACGGCGCTCCCCCGCACCGCCGTCCGCCACCGTGAGACGGTCCCCGGCACGGTCGCGCCGGCGCGGGCCGTCCAGGCCGCGATCGAGGAGGGCGCGCGAACGGCCGCACGGCCGGGGGCCGTAGCCACCGCGGTCGCCGTCGACCCGCGCCACTGGGAACTGCTGCACTTCTCCCTCTGGGACCACGAGCCGCCCGGACAGCTCCCCGGCGACCGCTGCGAGGTGCTGCACCTGTCGGCGCCCGACCGCGACCGGCTCGCCCGCGGCAGGCAGTGGTGA
- a CDS encoding maleylpyruvate isomerase family mycothiol-dependent enzyme, producing MDIPDHLASLSADGRSLASAARQAGPDAPVPSCPGWRVRDLLRHTGAVHRWATAFVAEGHRAFRPVDEESDLDGDALLDWFTEGHGRLVHALHSAPAGLECWTFLPAPSPLAFWARRQAHETAVHRVDAESAGGGTPALVPPGLAADGIDELLAGFHARARSRVRSAAPRTLRVKAVDTEAAWTVRLSDEPPRTVRGGDTSGPADCTLSGTAEALYLALWNRAPLSSVEISGDAGVAALWAENSAV from the coding sequence GTGGACATACCGGATCACCTGGCATCCCTTTCCGCGGACGGCCGTTCACTCGCCTCCGCCGCCCGGCAGGCGGGGCCGGACGCGCCTGTCCCGTCCTGCCCGGGGTGGCGGGTGCGCGACCTCCTCAGGCACACCGGAGCGGTGCACCGCTGGGCCACCGCGTTCGTCGCCGAGGGGCACCGGGCGTTCAGGCCCGTCGACGAGGAGTCCGATCTGGACGGCGACGCCCTGCTCGACTGGTTCACCGAGGGCCACGGCCGGCTCGTCCACGCACTGCACTCCGCGCCCGCCGGACTGGAGTGCTGGACCTTCCTCCCCGCGCCGTCCCCCCTCGCGTTCTGGGCACGGCGGCAGGCGCACGAGACCGCCGTCCACCGGGTGGACGCCGAATCGGCGGGCGGCGGCACCCCGGCGCTCGTACCTCCGGGGCTCGCCGCCGACGGCATCGACGAACTGCTGGCCGGTTTCCACGCGCGCGCCAGGAGCCGTGTCCGGTCCGCCGCCCCGCGCACACTGCGGGTGAAGGCCGTGGACACGGAGGCGGCCTGGACCGTTCGCCTCTCCGACGAGCCGCCCCGCACGGTACGCGGCGGCGACACCTCGGGGCCGGCCGACTGCACCCTGAGCGGAACCGCCGAGGCGCTCTACCTGGCCCTGTGGAACCGGGCGCCTCTGTCGTCGGTCGAGATCTCGGGGGACGCCGGCGTCGCCGCGCTGTGGGCGGAGAACTCCGCGGTCTGA
- a CDS encoding SHOCT domain-containing protein, whose translation MNTLARSGGPGPWILLLPVIWAAAVVGVVTVLRRTVWRGRRGPRRAHAAQHGPLGERAPVALLGRRFAAGEIDEEEYWRRLSVLDEPYGRYDKGGAA comes from the coding sequence ATGAACACCCTTGCCCGTTCCGGAGGACCCGGGCCCTGGATCCTCCTCCTCCCCGTCATCTGGGCCGCCGCGGTCGTCGGTGTCGTCACGGTGCTGCGCCGCACCGTGTGGCGGGGCCGTCGCGGCCCGCGGCGAGCGCACGCGGCGCAGCACGGACCGCTCGGCGAACGTGCGCCGGTCGCCCTCCTGGGGCGGCGCTTCGCCGCGGGCGAGATCGACGAGGAGGAGTACTGGCGCAGGCTCTCCGTGCTCGACGAGCCCTACGGCCGGTACGACAAGGGCGGCGCGGCGTGA
- a CDS encoding SRPBCC family protein, which translates to MAVFRIERSSPLPASEAWRRVTDWERHGDTVPFTSVTVPTGPHTRAGTVFVARTGLGPLGFDDPMEVVRWTPPAAGRAGLCRLEKRGSLVRGQASIDVYPTGSGSHVIWVEELRVRLLPRWADPVLAGAGRRVFGRALRMLLDD; encoded by the coding sequence GTGGCCGTATTCCGCATCGAGCGCTCCTCGCCCCTGCCCGCCTCCGAGGCGTGGCGGCGGGTGACGGACTGGGAGCGGCACGGCGACACGGTTCCGTTCACCTCGGTCACCGTCCCGACGGGGCCGCACACACGGGCCGGCACGGTCTTCGTCGCCCGCACCGGCCTGGGGCCGCTGGGCTTCGACGATCCGATGGAGGTGGTCCGGTGGACCCCTCCGGCGGCCGGCCGCGCGGGCCTGTGCCGGCTGGAGAAGCGGGGTTCCCTGGTGCGTGGCCAGGCTTCGATCGACGTGTACCCGACGGGCTCGGGCTCCCATGTGATCTGGGTCGAGGAACTGCGGGTACGACTGCTGCCCCGCTGGGCGGATCCGGTGCTGGCCGGTGCGGGACGCCGGGTCTTCGGGCGGGCCCTGCGCATGCTGCTCGACGACTGA
- a CDS encoding ATP-binding protein: protein MISEPSRHCAVELQALPSRIGQVRRIISAQLRYWHLDPLIDHAALGVTELLTNVHRHAQPDKSCTVEVELLLDRLTVSVHDHDPRLPTVCDADSSATSGRGLAMIAAVSESWGIRPSEDAGKVIWFTLPAPSFTSALPSLPVYGSTTDGPFTTDLAGLLEPAAVRKRARSTVVG, encoded by the coding sequence GTGATCAGCGAGCCAAGCAGGCACTGCGCGGTGGAGCTCCAGGCCCTGCCGTCGCGGATCGGTCAGGTCCGCAGAATCATCTCGGCGCAACTGCGCTACTGGCATCTCGATCCTCTGATCGACCATGCCGCGCTGGGCGTCACCGAACTGCTGACCAACGTCCACCGGCATGCACAGCCGGACAAATCGTGCACCGTCGAGGTCGAGCTGCTGCTCGACCGGCTGACGGTCTCCGTCCACGACCACGACCCCCGGCTGCCGACCGTGTGCGACGCCGACTCGTCCGCCACCTCCGGGCGCGGGCTGGCGATGATCGCCGCGGTCAGCGAGAGCTGGGGCATACGGCCGAGCGAGGACGCGGGGAAGGTCATCTGGTTCACCCTGCCCGCCCCCTCCTTCACCAGCGCTCTGCCCAGTCTCCCGGTGTACGGGTCGACGACCGACGGCCCGTTCACCACGGACCTCGCCGGCCTCCTCGAGCCGGCAGCGGTACGAAAACGGGCCCGGTCGACCGTCGTCGGCTGA